One Argentina anserina chromosome 6, drPotAnse1.1, whole genome shotgun sequence genomic window, ACAACGTATAACAGGGGTTTGTTTTTATAAGTTCGACAAGTTTGAGTTAATACATATAACCGCATAGATTcgcaccaatggttttggttcagatttccatttttactaTATGTTTCGATCaaattttctaatttccaccgtctagtatctagatactattatatagatcatctctgtaaaatttcagcaaatttggtgatcgttaaggcccttaaaatcgaaaaacaaatggacggactgaattctgtcaaacatgaaccgttcatgttttgacagaaaaaacaattttgagtgccttaacgatcaccaaattggatgaaattttacagagatgatctacataatattatttaaatactagacggtggtgatgaggaaattcgattaaaaagtggtgcaaaaataaaatccgcaccaaaaccatTTTTACGGACCTCCTTGGCCAAGAAACCCTGTATATAACCGATCTCATATATAACTAACAGAATCTAGTTAAACATAGTTGGGTTATGAGTTATGACCATTGCTTAGAGATCTGCAACACATTATTTTATACAGCAAATTTCTCATGTCATACCATATATTACTATAAAAACCTTGGTAAATCACTCTAAAATTCCACAAACTGAAGAAGTCACACGATATAGTAGTACAGCCTGAAATCTACTTCAAGCAAACACTTTGCCGACACATTCACACACCCATTAAATTATAGCTATAGAGAGATTAAGTTTTGCTCTTAAGCTGTGGCAATTGGAGCCAAACTGGGATTGGCTTCAActgttttcatggcttcaaatCTGGGTTCTTTGGCCTCGAACTTGACGGCTGCATAGAGCTTCATGTAGTCATCGAACACGAATTTCGGGTACACTTGATTCTTCTCCTCTGCTTCTTTCTCCACTAGAGATGGTGCTGGGTAGATAACTGCATCACTTCCAGGGTTGTAGAATGAAGCTATTGACATTCTTGTGCCGTCTGTTTGAGCAATCACCCTGTGCTCCACACTCTTGTACTTCCCATTAGTAATCACCTATATGCAACAATGTGCGTATAGATTAGTGACTGTTCCGATCAAATATATTGTGTCAAACATGTAACATATTGCTATTCGCCATATTGTAACACATTCTGCTACGACGCCTTAAAAATAAACTAATTAATTTCGttgatattttgaatttgacgaGGTAACATGTTAAATTAAACAACAATTTTTATCATAGAATTTTTCTATACCAACTAATTATAATTTGATATTATAACATGCAAGACTGTATGGTTAGAGAAGAGTGCATATCGAGTTGATAGAGTGAGTATTAGTACCTCAAGTTGGTCACCAAGGTTAATAACAATGGAGTGGCGCATTGGGGGCACATCAACCCATTCCCCATCCTTGAGGAGCTGAAGGCCACTGACCTTGTCATCCTGAAAGAGAAGGATAACGCCTCCGGCGTCGGTGTGGGATCGGAGACCCTTGATGAGGTCTGGTTTGGGGCACGGAGGGTAGTTGCTGACCTTGGTGCCAAAGGTAGGACTACCCTGTGCGCCATAGAAGGCCTTCTTAAGGTAACCCTTTTCCAGTCCAAGATTCTCACAGAACAAGTCCAAGAGCTCCTCTGCTAGCTTCTCCAGTTTAAGAGCAAACTCCTTCATCACCTTCCTGTACTCATCTTCGAGATCTGGAACTTCTGAGATGTTTGAGTGAGGAAGATGCTTGAGGTGGAAGGTGCTCTCCCAGTCCATGTCATTAACCTCAGTGCTAACTGCCTCAAGGCCTTTGCTGGCCACCAGGTCCTTAAATCGTTGCTCCAAACAATTCTTGTAGTGGTCTTTGGTCATCTTCTCCACCTTGTCCAGAAGCTCAATGGGTACACCATGATTCACCAGCTGCAACATTTGAGAAGATCATTGTGTGAAATTAGAAAGTATTAAGCTAAGCATATGGATCAAGACAAGAATAGTTACCTCAAAGAAACCCCAGTTCTCACAGGCATCTCTGATGATTTCCATTGTTGCTTTCCTCTCCTCACCGTTGAGTTTCTCCATGTTGATGACTGGGAAGTTCTCCATTTCTCTTGGCtggcttctctctctctctctctctctctttctctcaaaCGTTGGCTCCGTTATTTAATGGAGAGTAGAGTTTGATGTATGGGATATTTATAGGGGATTTAGGCTGCCACGTACTGTGGAGTACTATCAAGTTGCAGATATATAATTAAGTTGGGAAAATCCTATCCAGTGCTAGTGCTGCAGTAGCATTTTCCTCCGCACATTACCCTCACTCCAAGTGCATGTTATGACACCCTCTATCACCACACACAATTGTGTATATGTCATACATTGCTGCACAACAGATGAGCCCATTAAGTTTCCGTGAGaacacaaacaattataaaagTGGTCCTGTTCTTgggggtaaaaacaaaatgatgCCTTTCAAAAcaccagtggcggatccagaaaAATTGGTCAGCCAAGGCAAAGAAAAATTTTCTTGTCACTTGAAAATATGATCTAACTTATTGAAAAAATTACAGTACCGAAATTACTTGTGTCCATACTGGTATGGATGCACACGTCCATACCCTATCTTATTTTAATACTTTTAGTAGTGTGATTTTATAAtgttaaccgttcaaaagtttaatgGTTTAATAAATATCATCTATGtgtaaaatataaattgaaacaaaaatcgtttggtaagttgtttacatcaaacaaatgaacaatACTTGtaaaagttagtagtctcataaTCAACCGTCTGTTTATTTGATACAATCGGCTAAGCAAACAATATTTGTTTACATTGATTTTTTACAGAAGTGATTTTTATTGATTAACAAAACTTTTAAACGGTTAAGATTTTTTATTCACACTAccatatgtataaaaataagagGAGTTTGGACGCATACGTCCATACTGGAATGGATATAAGTATTTTCCATGGATATAATAACATTTTAGAATTTATTGTTTACATgtctaaattataaaaataattcaATAAATTCAATCAAAGTTATCAAAATGACACAACATCTCAGGCAAACTAATTTACATTTCATATGAATAAGTTTATTGAATCAAGAAcaacaaaaattatttttacatccTATTTGGGGGAGATGGGAGAACCTTATTCAACTATGGGTGAACCCTTTTCAACTTGGTTTTGGGGTTTGGGTCTCTGAAAGATCAAGGCGTATAGAAACCTTGTTAGACTATTGGCCTATCAGACTTGattgatatttgatttgaGGAGTTGACCAGTCGTGCGGACAACTTGCATCTTTTATACaagaaacgacgtcgttttgggtTGCagattggaaaaaaaaataacatactACCTCTGTAAATCGTATTCTTCCTCTAACCTTCACCAGATTTTGCTCTTTTTACATGGCCTTTCTTAGGAAAAAATTTACACTCCAAGCCTAGAGTCAAGAACCCAGCCTAGGCAGTTAGCTTGCCCATGAATGAATCTGCCCATGCAAAACACTATAGTGATCTCCTGTGCAAGAAATGAGTTAGGTTTAGAAtctatgtaataaccctaaatttcaaacaattttaagtttgatctgaattctataaaatttggaattttaatatgaatgaatgtgattggttgcgatgttataaaacgagcgacggatacgttctcggaacgtttaatttgaaaaacgttacgtttacgcaacgtatatatcgacttttattccgtcgatcggttgcgaaaacttccttcacagaagtcgtagaactcgtcgatacgagttcgcgagtatgtgacacgttagaatcggacgtcggaggtaaaagttattaacgtcggaagttagtttccgatttggaaactaataTAAATAGgatgttttagagtttagggtttccatttcaggaaacccttctctctctcttcatttcCGCCGCTCACCCCTCTCTCCCcctcggttctctctctctccccgaaaccttccctccctctcgaccccgagctctctcccaTCTCccatctccctctccctcacgaccctaactctctctctctctctctcactctttcattttctctctctccccgaaacacTCCCACCCTCACCTCGGAGAATCGCCCGGCGATCTACCACACAGGGCCGCCGTGACGTGCACCGCTCGGCCCAACCACATCGCGAGGACCACGACTGCCACCCTTCAGCTCGCCAGCTCGAGACTCGCCGCCGTGAGGACGCCCGACGTTGCCAAGCTTCTGCAAGTTTCGGCACCGATCTTCATCGCCACCATCGAGCTCCAAACGAGCTTTCCATCATTGAATCGAGGTGAGATACGTGCTAGGATGgattgtgtgtttgttgtgTGATGTTTTTGGGTGATTTGGGAGGttgttggtggagatcggagggagagatggaaggggaggttaccgccgctttaggcggcgcgtgaggttgGTAGGAGGGAGTatgaggcggcgtgaggccgcggggaggaggaggaagaagaaaaggagagaaatggggcggcggtggcatcacacgcgccttggttggcgtcggcgcgtgggccccacgcgcggccggccgctgtgtgaggcggtgtgagCAGTTTTggcagaagggtattttggtaatttacttaaatgtaaatgtaaattttatttactacagtaaatgtaattaaattttaccttcggtaaatgtaaatataaattactttcagtaaatgtaaaaagtaatttgtaaaagggtaatttagtaaattttatttactgagattgtatttacatttaaatagtacgtatacgaATAAAAATACGtactaatatttatacgtacaaaaatacgtataatatttatacgtacaaaaatacgtattaatatctatacgtacagaaatacgtatataatatttatatgtacagaaatatatatctagtatttatacgtacagaaatacgtatataatacttatacgtacaaaaatacgtattaatggtaTATTTGTACGGTAAccatgaatagtaacagtgaacagtaaccctgaacagtaacttcgtaaaaccgaaaattgctgaacagtatccgattattactgtttcgacatttaaaggtttacgaatcgattttaaattcttttcttatcttttcaaggtgatcgttaaatcgaggaaaagaattatcatcgggaattgtggaattacgctcgagtcgataaggtgagtaaaatctcactgaattacgaatctatcctcgtggtgattcaacatttttgcaagtgtgtttatcaaatgaattacaacatgtatataatttagtggactacatatatacagtataatggtaataagtacatatgtatatatatatatatatatagttcattaaattacgtactgttattaattcattaaaaacagtcatttcgatgacggaagtttgtgaattgagcatgtgtggtgaaatatgacatgtataagatatagtggactatatatatattgtataaatggtaaatatgtacgaatatatatagtttgctatataatatactgttatgattttattgtgattatattgagcatgtgatttgaattgtacaatatgatgtgagattattgtacgtgatttttaacattgagattgttaaaatgtgaattgtcttcggacctgatttttggtacaatatgatgtgagattattgtacgtgtttggcaagtcgaaacctagcatttggccgggcgaaagttacgatacagttagagctctagtctgtctgccttagtactgcatgtgaggtaacgggtggttatctgctcatgggtactcagtttattttggatgttgggtagcgggtggctatccaatatcaacggtgtattacgagaggggtaacagatgtgtaccagcgttcttggtacctgtattataaatgcattgggtaaccagaagggttacttaatttcctcatgagcgttttatttcatatttctttgggtcaaccagatgggctgaccattgactcatgagggcatttatatttgttgttttgtgatctttcgtatattttgatatgcgaattatatttgattttactcatacgagctataagcttaccgggtttgtgtttacaatcccggtgcaccaattcgatggtgtaggggataattccgcaggtgctgattagtggaggttgagtgacgactacagaggctcgaagtcattcgtatcctacttgtggtgagattttagcgtggatttgtgtgtgagaagttgtgtaatttcatttgtgagatttgtgagtgatttgtgaggattattacatttccattttatgtatggattataatttgggttgtaataattggttgtctgagttgtattgagaactcggaattgatccgctgttacactttaatgatttcgatttatttgagattattttgtatttaacgactttagaattttgagtttttaagcttgaaattttagggtcgttacaatctATAAGAATTCAATCCCtttcaattttcatgttccaaaAAACAACTAAAAAAACTTACCCTAGTTTTAATTATACTAGCCTCCGTGCCTGCACTCGCGCTCGTGCTGGAGTGCGTTTTTGTTGGTTTAAGTGAGATTGCGTTAAACATAAATCGtaataatacatatatatcttaAACAACGTCAAATTGCATATATTGCTGTCATAAtacttttttttgaaaggataTTCATATTACATTTTACTTGTATGTAAGAGCTCATTGTTCTCCAAATTAGCTACTAATTGCAACAACATATTCTTGCCTAAATCTGTAAAAGAaaaaggcaacaaatacatttGTCACCCATTTTTTTAGGGTGAGTTACTAACACATCTCTTCCACATGAAATGGTATTACATGACATCATCTTTTTTAAAAATCATATAGGAAATGTGTGTTAATAGTAAAAATGGGTGTTTTAATAGTACCACCTTTTTTTATCATAATCTTCTTCTATAGCTTTGTTGTCTTCCAGATATTCCTTCTCGGAAATTGTTATCAAATGTAGCATAATTATACCACCATAAAActgtattaattttttatttatgcaAATATGCCAAAATTATGTTAAATACTATATAAAATACCTAACTGTGAGGAACTCTGCTACCGAGAGTAGATTGGCAGGTGGCAGCTCAAGTCTAATTACGAGGAAAgtaaggactaaaatatcgggtattgaattaaaattcaaccaaaatttaTGAGAAGTACTTATATATAAAAGCatttacaaaataataatttagtttCTCTTAGTAGAGATGGCTGAGAAGTATGTGTCTTATATACCCAACCAAGCTTCAAGCGGCGCCCACTGGTGCATCTTTTTCTACAATTTCCAATGTAAATTGGCAGATTGGCAATTTTGCCCTTGGATGAAATGGCACATTTGTGATTTTCAAATTGAGGAGCAAGGGCAAAATCATCCCGACACTGTAGCATGTGGAACAagaaaacctagttggattaggagtttTCATTATTCGATGTTTCTGTAACATTTGTAATAAGTTGAGAATCCTACTTGCATTAGGAGTCCCTTTTTGGATTAGGAAACGTACCAATTaagaaagtcctacttgaactaaaACTTTAATttcgtaactttcctaattgaACTTTCATATTCTATAAACTTACTTGATCAAGCAAGTTCCCTGTTGAGAAATgtaaactttcctaatctaaatGAGCTTATCTATTTcatatgtgtctttttaagacaacaattgtctagattagAACAAGTTTATCTTAATGTATTATATTGTCTttattctttcattttcttattttcaatatcGACTTTGGCCGGACCTCTTCATGCAGGACACTAGATCCCTTCTTCTTTCCCGTCCGACAACGATACCACGAAGGTGTGCCACCGGACAGGGCACAATACTCACGTTTGTGGCACTCTTAGGCAGGACTTTTTCCCTTTCTCtaattaacaaactccataaaTCTTAAGCAAGCAAAAGGAAGAAGATCGATGAAGAATGACAAATTTGTAGCCAGCAATCATGAAATTAAATTGcatagcaaatattcaaaaccACTTGTTACgccaattattattattttttaaaaagagTTACGCCAATTATTAGTAGCATGTAGATTGAATCATTTATCTATAACAAGACATAACGTAACAATAAATTAGTAATACTTAAGCCGAACTGTAACTTTGTAATTGTATGAATTAATGCTGCTTATGTTTAGGTCGTTTGATTGTGGCTTCTTaattaacaattttttttttcggattGAATCATGAAAAATTTATAGATCAGAGCACGTCATATAAGCATCTTAAACAACGGTACTCAATTTTCAATTGCTATAGTAATAATAATGCCAATTACAGGTACCTTTGTTTCCTCATTTTACCAGGCCATTTACCACAAAACTTATAAAACTCATGCTAGCTAACTTCATTTCCCAGCCTAATTAACGATATCTGATACATCACTTTTCATTTGTATTCAATCATCCCTTATCCGTCGAGGTACTCCGATCCTATGGATTGACATGTTCGATCATTGAATCAaagcttctctctctctctctctctctctctccaggTCACGTTTAAATTTGCCTTTGTTCTACTTTTCCTTGCATTCTCACAAGtagaaacaaacacaaaaacgAAATCGAagcatgaaaaagaaaaaggaaaaccttCTCCTTTCTGACCACAGAATCGAGCTCGGAAGCTCGCATCTTCTTTGTCACCTTGACTTGTAAATTGGCCTCGACTGCACACATCAATTCCATATATTTCCATTCCTACTTTCTTGGATCCTTCTGATATTGAATAAATCCTCTCAAGAATGGTAGCTAGCTCTTGCATCTTTAATTACTCTTCTACCCTCTTCTCCTAATTTATTGTTGGAAACTAAACACAATGTGTGGCTCTAATAGAGTCAACTAGTTTGGGCATCAATCCTACCAGAATCACCTTATTTCATACGAAAAGGTACCCTGTTGCTGCACAAGAAAATTGACAGGTAATTAGGCTAGACAATAATTAGGTAATATCATGTATTTTCTATTGTCATATCCATCTCTAATTGACATGTATTGTCtaatatttactatttagttTATTAATGAACTAAATAAATTAACCTCTAGGCTAGCTGCATCATAAATTAACTAATTAGTGATGCAGGGCACGTcaggcatgcatgcatgcaataGACCAATAGCGAGAGTTTCCTAGGGACAAAACGTGGGCGGCTTCGATGCTTTCGATCACTTATTAGTAATACCATGTATTTTCTATAATAGTATTCCCCCTAATTTAGATCAAATTGTTCATCCGCTGcttataattaattagataTCGTGGATAATTATCAACTCGTGTTggatatatatgatcaatgGTTTGATAGAGAAGGACCACAAATGATGTATATGTTGTATCAGTCCCGATCGAGTAACTCAGATTCAACGTACCGTCTTCTGGAACAAGAAGAGGTTGAATGTGCAGGAATATTCGGGTTTATATACATAATATGTAGTTGTCTAAATTTGTTAGGGGTCTATATGAACTTGTCTATCAGATAAACCAATGCGAGTGCTACAGGTAATTCTATTTTCTAGAAACCAACAAAGATATAAAGATGAACTTGGTCCATGCTGTGGGGAACTACTGCTAAAATGCGAATGCCGCAAACTTCATAGTCATGCCTTAAATGAAAAGCCAGAGAATTAAAGAATACATCTTTTACTGGGTatactttgtttctttttctgggTTATACTGTACAAACGGCTAACCATCGATCTTTTAAGCAAAAGGTTGAGTCAGTTCCCATATATAAAATTGATTCcattttggctcttgaattcTGCAGCACTTCCTAATCCtataataatcaaataaaagctGAGCTTCAGAGCCTGGAGCCTTCAATAATTCGATCACTGAAGTTCGTACTAAGGATAGGAGACATGATACTTTCACTGTGCTTTGAGCTACCTgggtttattttttattcatgTCTGAGTCGTTAATTGGGCAGTTGGCTCTGAAACCGGGGCTTCTAAATTAAAGTAACTCAACTGGACAATGCTTTTAAGCTAATAAATCAAGTTTGTTGGTTTGTTTTATCACAATCTGATGTGTACGGGGTAGTGGAAGACACTTTGATGAGTTGATCGATCTCTGTAAGTAAAGATCCTTTAATTATGTCTCCCCTCACAATCCAATTCACCATAATAACAATATAATTAAAtctaattatttttcataaagCAAAGTATATATACACTAATAATTAAACTCTGCATGAGAAGCTTAGCAAAGCCTCTACATATGGTCGGTAAATGCTGAGGCAAACTCAGTGGATAGAGCTATATAGCTAGTCAGTTTTTGTAAGTTTGATGGAGTCAAAAACCCATTCCGACATAGCACTTTGGGAAAAAGGCATTAAGCATTGCACATGCCATGCATCATATAATTGGTATGATACTTTGTGGCTTGTGAATATAATTGAAGAAGCTAGCAAGCAAGAACAAGATGGTTCCTACCACCCACGTAACCACGTTGGTGGTGAGGTATTAGTGCATGTTCTATCTGTCTAATCGTAACAAAACTACAAACAAGTTCTTGATAAGAATTAACGTTGTGATCCCAACTTCAGATTCTGAGATACTGGAATTTTCTACTTGGTAGAAAAATGTAGGAACTAGCTAGATTGACAAGTGATGATATGGAACCAAAAACGTGTGGGCATATGGATACAAACAATGTTGTCCTTGCTTATAGCTTGGGTTGCAATCATCCTTTCTGTCCTGTCCCCCATATTATTTGTGTGCATGCACCAGTACTCCGATCGATCTTGGAGATGataaatgttttcaccatttCATCGTTGTAGAGGCTGGGATGAGAAAGATATATATGACGGAGACTTGAGTAGCTAGAGTACTATAGAAGTCTAAGGATATATAGGGTTTTGACCGTGATGggtttatatatatgaattgtgTGTTGAACTGCTGATCGATCTAATCAAGCCAATGAGTTCAATAAAGAAGAAGATCGAAGAAGGTGAACGGTGAAAGGTGCAAGAGATCGAGCAGTAAAACACGGGTCGAATTCATAATTTGGTTAACATGGTTTTGGGACTTCGATCTATGCCTTCAGTTTCCTATAAACTTTGTTTAATAATTAAGTTAATTTGTGGTAAGGCTTCATGGAACTTAGATTAATTATTATACCTCATTTGTGTGATTTTTGAATCATATCTCACATGTCATGACTCTTTCTACACTCTAATTTAACATCAATCAATATTATGCATGCTTACTTTTATACAGCTACGTATGAAACACTTATTTAAAGCTCTACTATACACTTGAGCAATGTTAGCTCTGGAAACAATAGATAACTGTCCAAAATTGAAATCTCCAGAATGAAAATGGAACGTACCATTCAATCACAATGAATTGCTCCTAGctatatattaaaaatgttAAAATTCATTGCCAGCTGAGTTTTACCCTAAGTAGAATGAAAAATGACCTTCATTAGCACCTTCTaaacattaaatttttatttcagAATGTAATATTCAGAACGAAAAAGGAACTACGAGCAATTCAGAATGTCGAACTCCATTGGCAGCTGAGTTTTATCACGAGACATACTAGCTAAACGTTGCAAACTTGCAATTGAAACCTATTAAATTGACctattaatatattattattgaaaTAGAATTTGTTTACACGTAATaatatacatatttttattggAAAATATTTTAGCGCCACAATATGGCGTCAAATCTAGCGCCACAATATGACGTCAAATCTAGCGCCATAATTCTGTGTGGCATGCCACAATACTATTACACatcagtaattaaaatattacaaaattcaatctttaaataaaaaaaccatCATATCCTTGTAAATACTTTAATTTTTATCCTTTATTTATTAAAGATGATTTCAGCAAtaattaagagataattaattatcaaaacaaaagaatcttactaa contains:
- the LOC126798871 gene encoding 1-aminocyclopropane-1-carboxylate oxidase, whose amino-acid sequence is MENFPVINMEKLNGEERKATMEIIRDACENWGFFELVNHGVPIELLDKVEKMTKDHYKNCLEQRFKDLVASKGLEAVSTEVNDMDWESTFHLKHLPHSNISEVPDLEDEYRKVMKEFALKLEKLAEELLDLFCENLGLEKGYLKKAFYGAQGSPTFGTKVSNYPPCPKPDLIKGLRSHTDAGGVILLFQDDKVSGLQLLKDGEWVDVPPMRHSIVINLGDQLEVITNGKYKSVEHRVIAQTDGTRMSIASFYNPGSDAVIYPAPSLVEKEAEEKNQVYPKFVFDDYMKLYAAVKFEAKEPRFEAMKTVEANPSLAPIATA